Proteins encoded together in one Psychrobacter sanguinis window:
- the topA gene encoding type I DNA topoisomerase, giving the protein MISMAKTTGKKTTSTSSASAKGKSLVIVESPAKAKTINKYLGDDFIVRSSIGHVRDLPTSSGTKKKATNADEGLSKEEKAQQALVRRMGIDPEHGWKAVYEVLPSKTKVIKELKSLAKDADKIYLATDLDREGEAIAWHLREVIGGDDSKYQRVVFNEITKTAIQNAFKEPGKLDIDRVNAQQARRFLDRVVGFMVSPLLWQKIARGLSAGRVQSVATRLVVEREREIRAFIPEEYWQIYADTTMKGNDNANVAQDTPIRLEAVKQDGKTLKLGNKEQTDAVLEVLKPAKYVVKEREEKPTQSKPSSPFITSTLQQAASTRLGFPVKKTMMLAQRLYEAGHITYMRTDSTFLSADALAGVRGFIEDSYGKQYLPEKPNFYGSKQNAQEAHEAIRPTNANLKSTQLKGVERDAIRLYELIWRQFVACQMLPAKYKSVNLLVEADNVELKARGRTMTFDGYTKVMPPAKTDDTLLPDVKKGDELNLIKLDPSQHFTKPPARYTEASLVKELEKKGIGRPSTYASIISTIQDRGYVRLENKRLYAEKMGDIVTDRLTESFPELMDYTFTAGLEDELDHVAQGDQDWKAVLDDFYGDFKNKLEHAKEKDGMRPNDPTDVPDVHCDLCDRPMQLRNGSTGVFLGCTGYNLPPKERCKGTKNLMPVEAFANLDDSEIDETAEVKELMEKKRCPKCSTAMDGYIVDGGLKLHICGNNPDCDGYLLEEGKFEVPGSDAPTIDCNKCDGQMELKTGRFGPYFACNKCDNTRKVLKNGEPAPPRMDPIDLPELKSTKHEDHFILREGAAGLFLAASKFPKVRETRPPKLAELRAIKDRMDEKFQYLFKGPDEDPEGNPTILRWSRKQKEQYIGSENIKTGKATRWGLYWRNGEWVEA; this is encoded by the coding sequence GTGATATCAATGGCTAAAACCACCGGTAAAAAAACAACATCGACCTCTTCAGCCAGTGCCAAAGGTAAGTCACTGGTTATTGTGGAGTCCCCTGCAAAAGCAAAAACCATCAATAAGTATTTGGGCGATGACTTTATTGTGCGCTCAAGTATTGGTCATGTCCGTGATTTACCGACCAGTAGCGGTACCAAGAAAAAAGCAACCAATGCTGACGAAGGGCTATCAAAAGAAGAGAAAGCGCAGCAAGCATTGGTACGCAGAATGGGAATTGACCCAGAACATGGCTGGAAGGCGGTGTATGAAGTCTTGCCTAGCAAAACCAAAGTCATTAAAGAGCTAAAGTCTCTGGCCAAAGATGCCGATAAGATTTATCTGGCAACGGATTTGGATAGAGAGGGAGAGGCTATTGCCTGGCACTTACGCGAGGTAATCGGTGGTGATGACAGCAAATATCAGCGTGTGGTGTTTAACGAGATTACCAAAACCGCTATCCAAAACGCTTTTAAAGAACCCGGCAAGTTGGATATTGACCGCGTAAATGCCCAACAGGCACGCCGCTTTTTGGACCGAGTCGTGGGCTTTATGGTCTCACCTTTATTGTGGCAAAAAATTGCCCGTGGTTTGTCAGCAGGCCGAGTACAGTCGGTAGCGACACGTTTGGTAGTAGAGCGTGAACGTGAAATTCGCGCCTTTATTCCTGAAGAGTATTGGCAAATTTATGCCGATACCACCATGAAGGGCAATGACAATGCCAACGTGGCCCAAGATACGCCGATCCGTCTAGAAGCGGTTAAGCAAGATGGTAAGACCTTAAAGCTAGGTAATAAAGAGCAAACTGACGCGGTTTTAGAGGTTCTAAAGCCTGCTAAGTATGTAGTTAAAGAGCGTGAAGAAAAACCAACACAGTCTAAGCCGAGTTCACCATTTATTACCTCGACCTTACAGCAAGCAGCCAGTACTCGCTTGGGTTTCCCAGTGAAGAAAACCATGATGTTGGCTCAGCGTCTGTATGAAGCCGGTCATATTACTTATATGCGTACCGACTCTACCTTCCTATCTGCTGATGCGTTGGCCGGAGTTCGAGGCTTTATCGAAGACAGCTATGGCAAACAATACTTACCTGAAAAGCCTAACTTCTATGGTAGTAAGCAAAACGCACAAGAAGCCCACGAAGCCATTCGTCCGACCAATGCCAACCTGAAATCAACGCAGTTAAAAGGTGTCGAGCGTGATGCCATTCGTTTATACGAGCTAATTTGGCGTCAGTTTGTGGCTTGTCAGATGTTACCTGCCAAATATAAGTCGGTTAACTTGCTGGTTGAAGCAGATAACGTAGAATTAAAAGCCCGTGGTCGCACTATGACCTTTGATGGCTATACCAAAGTTATGCCACCAGCAAAAACAGACGACACGTTATTGCCCGATGTTAAAAAAGGCGATGAGCTGAATTTAATTAAGCTTGACCCGAGTCAGCATTTTACTAAGCCGCCGGCACGTTATACCGAAGCTAGCTTGGTAAAAGAGCTTGAGAAAAAAGGCATTGGCCGTCCATCCACCTACGCGTCTATTATTTCTACTATTCAAGATCGTGGTTATGTGAGATTGGAAAACAAACGCCTCTATGCAGAAAAGATGGGTGACATTGTTACCGATCGTCTGACTGAAAGTTTCCCAGAATTGATGGATTATACCTTTACTGCAGGTCTTGAAGATGAGTTGGACCACGTTGCGCAAGGTGATCAAGATTGGAAAGCAGTACTCGATGACTTCTATGGCGACTTCAAAAACAAGCTTGAACATGCCAAAGAAAAAGACGGTATGCGTCCCAATGATCCGACAGATGTGCCAGATGTGCACTGTGACCTATGTGACAGACCGATGCAGCTACGTAATGGCTCAACTGGGGTATTCTTAGGCTGTACCGGTTATAACTTACCGCCCAAAGAGCGCTGTAAAGGTACCAAAAACTTAATGCCTGTTGAGGCCTTCGCTAACTTAGATGACAGTGAGATTGATGAGACCGCTGAAGTCAAAGAGTTGATGGAGAAGAAACGCTGTCCAAAATGTAGCACTGCAATGGATGGCTATATTGTCGATGGCGGTTTGAAATTACATATTTGCGGGAATAACCCAGATTGTGATGGCTATCTTCTAGAAGAAGGTAAGTTTGAAGTGCCAGGCTCTGATGCACCGACCATCGACTGTAATAAATGTGATGGCCAAATGGAACTGAAGACCGGACGTTTTGGACCATATTTTGCCTGTAACAAATGTGATAATACTCGTAAAGTGCTTAAAAATGGGGAACCTGCGCCACCGCGTATGGATCCTATCGATCTGCCAGAGCTTAAGTCGACCAAGCATGAGGACCATTTTATCTTACGGGAAGGGGCGGCAGGTCTATTCTTAGCGGCCTCTAAATTCCCTAAAGTGCGTGAGACAAGACCACCGAAGTTGGCTGAACTGCGTGCTATTAAAGACCGGATGGATGAGAAGTTTCAATACTTATTCAAAGGTCCTGATGAAGATCCAGAAGGTAACCCTACCATTCTGCGTTGGTCACGTAAGCAAAAAGAGCAGTATATTGGGTCAGAGAATATTAAAACTGGTAAGGCAACGCGCTGGGGTCTTTACTGGCGCAATGGCGAGTGGGTAGAGGCGTAA
- a CDS encoding DUF2799 domain-containing protein yields MTLIRMTLIGSGLTLALSLLSGCATTPSLSPEQCQAGNWQQIGYADGMVGRSGAYFAKHLENCTPIPGSAPNRMLWEQGRQEGLKEFCTELNAYKLGREGYGWQPVCPLEGIEKLEEAYNQGRYYYLRQRDMEYLSTPYPWGYGPYGYGPYSYGRQDPFWRPRVW; encoded by the coding sequence ATGACCTTAATACGTATGACTTTAATAGGTAGTGGCTTAACTTTGGCTTTGAGTCTGCTCTCAGGATGTGCCACCACACCTTCCCTATCCCCTGAACAATGTCAGGCCGGCAACTGGCAACAAATTGGTTATGCAGACGGCATGGTAGGTCGATCTGGTGCTTACTTCGCCAAACACCTTGAAAACTGTACACCGATACCAGGCAGTGCTCCTAACCGTATGTTGTGGGAGCAAGGCCGTCAGGAGGGGTTAAAAGAATTTTGTACTGAGCTTAATGCTTATAAGCTTGGCCGAGAAGGTTATGGCTGGCAACCTGTCTGTCCTCTAGAGGGTATTGAAAAATTAGAAGAGGCTTACAATCAAGGGCGTTATTACTATCTTCGCCAGCGCGATATGGAGTACTTAAGCACCCCTTACCCTTGGGGTTATGGACCTTATGGCTACGGTCCCTACTCTTATGGTCGTCAAGACCCTTTCTGGCGACCACGAGTTTGGTAG